The DNA segment actgttgcatccagatgaagcatcctttgttttgtacgtctttttatacatacattatctgctgctgctttttgtatttttatatttagaatatgaaCTTCAtatgaagataaaaaaataaatatattttataaatataaatataatttattctcttattcatttcatatattaatttgtatttgtttggttATTTAAgcaatgatgttttaatgttataagTGATTTCACTTATGTTCActacatgtttttgttatatatatatatatatgtgtgtttatatgtatgtatataagtatataataataacatatacgtgtgtttgtatatgtgtttatatatgtatatacagcatatacagtatgtatgtatacatacagtatatacacacacttatacatacatatatacacatacagtatgtgtgtgtatatatgtgcatatatgtatacatatactgtatgtgtatatatgtatatctacagtatgtgtatatatgtatatatatacacacatatatatgtatatctatatgtgtatgtatgtatacatatggaTAGTTCTACGGCCATTTAattatctgtaaatatacatCATGGGACACAGAAACAAAGTTCAAAAACCAAGACATAGAACTTTGGAGAGTTAAAACAAGGAAGAGTCCTGTGAGGTGATAGCACCATCTAGTGTGCTTGttggagaaaaagagaaaggagagagagaaatgtggtATAAATTTGGAAAGAAGGTCACAAAAAGCCAAGTAGGTCTCTCCAAGAAATATAATAGAAATTTCAATCCGTTAATTTTTTGCACAGCAAATCAGAACTATTTATGTAAAGCAGTAAGGTGGTGGTTTTATTCaaaattgtatatattatatatactgtatattatatatattctaaGTGTGTTGGTATTTTTGCACTTTTCTTGCAGTTTTGTACTTTAATGTAAAGTTTTTAGGGGGTCAGACACTTAATGTCCTGCGTTCTGGTGGATTTTTCTTCATCCTTTTATGgtgaaaatgtcttttatttatgtaaaggaaaacacaaaattcagatGGCAGGTGACAAAATATAagaatataatggaatataatgcagtaaggCTCTCAGGTATTCTGTAGTGCTTTCAGATATTTAATCTGTTCTCCTGTAGATcaacttttctcatttaatgtgATCTCTGCTGAGTCAACACACATGTAGGCATGATTTATCCCTCCTGTTTTGTTTGGCAaagtaacctctttaaatgtgcatgtggcACCTGTTCATCCTGTCAATGATAGACCTACATTCatgcattttaattcatttataaaccTGGACTTTAATAGCTCATAGCCTGTGGTTGTAATTATCATCCTCTGCCATGATATTAGACAACTGTTGATTTGAATCATAGTTCAGTGTACTGAGTAGCTGAACAGCAGTCTGGTAATGATTCATTTGGTTGAGGTGTCCTTCCTTCTCCCTGATTGGTCCACGGCCTGGTTGTACAGATACTTTCACTTTCTGTAGTTTTGGCGGTAGATTCAGTACAGTATCAGGATGGCGCACCGTGCAGTCTtacatttcctttgtgtgttggGAGTCTTTCAGAAAGGTGAGAAAGAGATGATACAGCAATGTTATAAAGGTCTAGCCATTATGTCATTTGTTTGTCTTAATCTGAAAGCGCAGCTGTGTGATTCCTGCATGTTTGGTCTGATGTTGCTGCGTAATTACGCATGGTTTTGGCGGTTAATGATTTTGCATtggttaattcattattaatatcatGGTCACAGGGGCGGCCGGCCAGAcagccacacacaaaaaaacattactactattaataataataataataataataataataataataaattatacaaattgtcaatatttgtgtgtttaaaatatGGATTGCTCCCAGTAATATGTGCTAAATATGACAGAAAATCATCCGTGCAAAATATATGGTTTTCCTGCAGGTCCCCTgactcccctcctctctgtaTGTCTGAAGTTCAGCTCAGCCAATAACTGATTCAAGCTATGAACGATTGACATTAAATTTAGCCAATCAGCGTCCTCAAATCTGATACGAGAGGGGcgattattgtttgtttttttatttcaaaatgacagtatccatagtaacagcagaaaacattaaaaacatttacatacaaaagaagcatagcgaaaacataaacaaagagctatgccaaacataaaaggacaacagaaatgaaacaaaacaaacataaaattaaaaaaaaacactcaataaaaataaataaataagtagataataataaaaaaacaaaaacgcgagagtatgacaataatttcacttaaaaactttaagtttattgcatacattcattgttttcattgcttttttgttatgtgaggaagaaattgttgacagatgtagatccatttctttcataaatacaaagaaattaggctttttggGGGGTAATTTTAcacttaaaattaaattaataagaaaaaatgcattactatCTTTGCCACTGTAATCATAGCATAgtaaccaaatataatatttctatagtacagtgcaaaatctgagaaaatgttaacaagtataaaattattaacATCTTTCCACAATGAGAGGGGCGATTATTTATCGCCccaaacttgttttaatcatatttgcttcaatctcacctacttcatcTTTCaagtaccaaacataaaagtacacattatgcagaataatgtgtattattggattatacttattgatgcattaatgtgttcatcactttaatgttgcagctggttaacgtggagctcattttaatgactttatatactgctgggtagtttaatctataataatacatcatttattccttgattatattttgtattaataatctgaatctgtaaagtaactaaagttattaaatcaatgtagtggagtaaaaagtacaatatttccctctgagatgtagtagagtagaagtagaaagtatcagaacatggaaatacgtaaagtaaataaagtacaagtacctcaaaattgtacttaagtgcagtacttgagtaaatgtacttagttaatttccaccactgagtacatgtcatagtgttgtgtttttctaagcattcattactgctcctgttggaataaaataattgttgattatttaactgcaaagtagtaatgtgtttttgataccttcacttttttgcattaaatcataccgggatgtttgctgaaattgatccgatgtggcacagccctatctagaaacatttccaccagccgccactgatcCTAACACAATGTGTGCTGTCATCTCCTGCAGGTCTAACAGCTCTGATAGAAACCCAGCAGACTGTGAATGCAGCTGTAGGAGAGGAAGCCTGCTTGAACTGTTGCCTGATGCAATCTAGAGATGTTCTTCAAGTCACATGGCAGAAGATTTTACCTGAGGGGGAGAAGAACATGGCTACTTACAGTGAACGATTTGGTGAAAGAGTGCTTGCTGGTTTTCAGAGTAAGCTGGAGTTTAAAGATGCTGGACTGCAGAACAGCTCCATAGTTATCAggagggtgatggaggaggatgaagggtgCTATCGCTGTATGTTTAACACCTTCTCTGAAGGTGCTCTCATTGCTACAACCTGCCTGCAGCTCTATGGTGAGAACCTGCTGTGTTATTAGAAACATTTCTATAACTCTATCTTCTCTGTAAtgttatatcatattttatttttacagagCTGCATGGACCCTTTCTTCACATCACAGAATCAACAGTTGTGTCCTGCTCAGCCACAGCTCGACCTGCTcccacagtaacactgactgtccctcactacaactctaccagcgtcaccaacaccaacggcacagtcactgtcaccactacAGCTGGGCTGTCTGGTCTACATGGCAACAGCACACGGGTTGGATGTGCAGTGAGAGTGCTCTCTGGTCCTCAGATAGAGGTGTCTATGATGATTCCTGAGGTCAAACAGTCGTCTGATGATGGTGAGAAACACTTCCAAACATCCTGATTCATAAATACTCTTTAGCTCAGGTCTGTTGGAATCTGGATCTATTAACAGTGAGGatttatttttaccttttaCCTTTAGGTGGTCTCAGATCAGTAATACCATTTGATCTGTAGTTGCTTTATGAATGAGTGTCACtaatttccctcttttcttACAGATTTCACTCTGATCATCGTGTTGTCCGTGGTTGtggcctgtgtttgtgtttgtgttgttgctgcAGTCGTCACCGCCCTGCTTATACGGAAACATTGGAACTGGTAATTATAAACGTATTAGTGTgagacatgtgaataagagagtaatGGCACTTATGTTTTTCACTTCAAGAAGCACTGAACACCTGTCTTGTTATAATACCGCTGTCTCACAGTTATTATGCTCATGATTGATTGAGATCTTTTCAGACAAAACCCACAAATTaatctttgacttttcttaaATCTTTCAGTCGGTCACACAGGGACTCTGAGGAGAACAAGACACCACAAAAAGCAATCAAAGACACGGATGAGTgagtcaatttattcatttttcacttgtacatatttatgcttctttgcaaaaatgatttaaagaggacctattatgcttttgtgcttgaGGTGCGGctgaaaaataaagcgttttttgaactttaaaatatgtaaacatgttctagtagaaacccaaaatacaagtatgcacctgaaaatgagcacaataggtcctctttaatccgtGTTCACTCTGTTTATTTGGGGGCTTCATTTTCCTACCCACCAACAAGCTTGATAATCAAACTGAATTGGAGGAATCACTGATCAAATGGGAGATGTTGGAGGTGAACCAGGCTACCAATTTGCGATACATTGTGTATTCATAGTCTGCATGTTTATCCTCATCACTgttgttctgaatgatttggaaactgactaatatcttgtttttatcttaaGGACCAAAACACCTTTAAAGATGGAAGAGAACGAGCTGCGGCAACGGCCGTCCACTGGGAGAAAACAAAACGACGACCACCCAAAACCATCATCTCTGGAAGGAAGaagaaaattatcttttaactCAACTAATTAGTACCACAGAATAACCCATAAGACTGTTAGTgccacaacacagagaacatgtctgcaccagttcattgattccagcagatcagtagttttgatcttgaaatataatttaggtgatagttttaattcactgttgcatccagatgaagcatcctttgttttgtacgtctttttatacatacattatctgctgctgctttttgtatttttatatttagacAATAAACTtcatatgaagaaaaaaaaaattctatatcttttataaatataaatataatgtattctcttattcatttcatatattaatttgtatttgtttggttattaaagcaatgatgttttaatgttataagGTATTTCACTTATGTTCActacatgtttttgttatatatatatatatatatatacagtatatgtgtgtttatatgtatgtatataagtatataataataacatataagtatgtttgtatatatgtttatatatgtatatacagtatatactgtgtatatatctatacagtacatacagtatatacacacacttatacatacatataaacagtatacacatatatacagatacagttagtgtgtgtgtatatatatgtgcataaatgtatacatatatatgtgtgtatatatgtatatctacagtatgtgtagatatatacaaatatactgtataccacatatatatgtatatctatatgtgtctatatgtatatgtatgtagaCATATGGATAGTTCTAGTGCCATTTAattatctgtaaatatacatcatggaacacagacacaaatttaaaaaaaccaAGACATAGAACTTTGGAGAGTTAAAACAAGGAAATGTCCTGTGAGGTGATAGCACCATCTAGTGTGCttgttggagaaaaaaagaaaggagaaaagaTCATTCCTTCTCCCTGACTGGTCAGCGGCCTAGATCTTCATAAACTTTCACTTCCACTAAAGTTTGACGGTAGATTCAGTACAGTGTGGAACAATAATGGCGGACCGTGCAGTCTtacatttcctttgtgtgtttgGAGTCTTTCAGAAAGGTGAGAAAGAGATGATACAGCAATGTTATAAAGGTCTAGACATTATATCATTTATTTGTCTTAATCTGAAAGCACAGCTGTGTGATTCCTGCATGTTTATTGTCTGTTGCACATCGTTTTGGTGGCTAATGATTTTGCATtggttaatttattatttatatcatattttgcaAAGGGAAAAATACATCCTAACACAATGTGAGCTGTCATCTCCTGCAGGTCTAACAGATCTGATAGAAACCCAGCACACTGTGGAGGCAGCTGTAGGAGATGAGGCCTGCTTAACCTGTCACCTGATGCAATCTAGAGATGTCCTGCAAGTCACATGGCTGAAAATTTTACCTGAGGGGGAGAAGAACCTTGCTGCTAGCCACAAAGACTTCGGTCAAAAAGTGAATCCTGACTTTAGAGATAAAATGGAGTTTAAATATGCTGGACTGCAAAACACCTCCATAGTTATCAggagggtgatggaggaggatgaagggtgCTATCGCTGTTTGTTTAACACCTTCTCTGAAGGTGACCTCAATGCTACAACCTGCCTGCAGCTCTATGGTGAGAACCTGCTGTCTTATTATAGACATTTCCATAACTCTCCATCTTCTCTGTAATTTTATATCATATGTTATTTTTACAGAGCTGCATGGACCCTTTCTTCACGTCAGAGAAACAACAGTTGTGTCCTGCTCAGCCACAGCTCGACCTGCTcccacagtaacactgactgtccctcactacaactctaccagcgtcaccaacaccaacggcacagtcactgtcaccactacAGCTGAGCTGTCTCGTCTAAATGGCAACAGCACACAGGTTGGATGTGCAGTGAGAGTGCTCTCTGGTCCTCAGATAGAGGTGTCTATGATGATTCCTGAGGTCAAACAGTTGTCTGCTCATGGTGAGAAACACTTCCAAACATCCTGATTCATAAATACTCTATAGCTCAGGTCTGTTGGAATCTGGATCTATTAACAGCGAGGATTTCTATCATTTTACCTTTAGGTGGTCTCATATCAATAATACCATTTGATCTGTAGTTGCTTTATGAATGAGTGTCACCAATAATATCCATCTTTTCTTACAGATTTCACTCTGATCATCGTGTTcgtggtttgtgtttgtgttgctgcaaTCGTCACCGCCCTGCTTATACGGAAATGTTGGAACCGGTAATTATAAACTTATTACTGTgagacatgtgaataagagagtactggcacttatgtTTTCCACTTCAAGAAGCCCTGAACACCTGTCTTGTTATAATACCGCTGTCTCACAGTTATTATGCTCATGATTGATTGAGATCTTTTCAGACAAAACCCACAAATTaatctttgacttttcttaaATCCTTCAGTCGGTCAGACAAGGACTCTGAGTAGAACAAGACACCACAACAAGCAATCAAAGACATTGATGAGTgagtcaatttattcatttttcacttgtacatatttttgtttctttgcaaaaatgatttaaagaggagctattatgctttttcctttttcctttagtgtgatatatagttttttgtgcatgtaaaaggtctgcaaagttacaaagcccaaagtccacgccaaagagagaaactctgctcctgagctgcctgaaacaccttgtttGAAGccccaccttttcttccgtaacgtgatgatgtcactaag comes from the Sebastes fasciatus isolate fSebFas1 chromosome 24, fSebFas1.pri, whole genome shotgun sequence genome and includes:
- the LOC141763334 gene encoding uncharacterized protein LOC141763334, coding for MAHRAVLHFLCVLGVFQKGLTALIETQQTVNAAVGEEACLNCCLMQSRDVLQVTWQKILPEGEKNMATYSERFGERVLAGFQSKLEFKDAGLQNSSIVIRRVMEEDEGCYRCMFNTFSEGALIATTCLQLYELHGPFLHITESTVVSCSATARPAPTVTLTVPHYNSTSVTNTNGTVTVTTTAGLSGLHGNSTRVGCAVRVLSGPQIEVSMMIPEVKQSSDDDFTLIIVLSVVVACVCVCVVAAVVTALLIRKHWNCRSHRDSEENKTPQKAIKDTDETKTPLKMEENELRQRPSTGRKQNDDHPKPSSLEGRRKLSFNSTN